A single window of Aythya fuligula isolate bAytFul2 chromosome Z, bAytFul2.pri, whole genome shotgun sequence DNA harbors:
- the LOC116500914 gene encoding oncostatin-M-specific receptor subunit beta-like isoform X1 has product MMNHFMILAVLLPLRTCHTAYSQQGSLMFPVTYFNVSKDLALQRLLVEWDVDKTAHDAELAMSFEIQVRRADEATVWTDFHNVTLNKSGKPLHWIWDSDLPLECMSHSVRIRSKAEASKIWSQWSPWETVLGLDASDNYGPKIFPEEKVIEEGLGITLCCVGRKGQIIKEFFLLDSDVHYFSETNRQIGLLTVKNVTLRGASRHVTVYCKEPCSEEPCYAHALFFVGRPPDTPGDFSCQTRNMTTVTCTWNQGKDTYLYGRHSSKHTLFDEFSQNLVPCTVSCSEQSSQCSCSWDIGQQRIYNITLTVENALGRKTAMEAFDVTHRIYPLPPFQLWEECTDTEIKLHWNHQNKGIELFCQTEVFQPNGKAELYNGSDTQLHHTSITLGGLQPFTKYTARVRCGAAKNFWRWSEWSKAQTIRTKEAAPSGKVDIWSEITPVLRGRNVTLFWKQEPGFRANARSISYEITWEKVEDSSKAECISLSSAYNSTRIFIDNHPYRITIMAKNNVNYSLPSILIIPGATDNSTEKMLNDSELKEEKVNGTEDGILISWEPRHAYDSYVIDWCNFPMSQPCDLQWERFGPSTSSALISSAAFVPGVRYNFRVYGSTANRASLLERKTGYLKEQPPEFCTEVKNIELSNHAVTLFWDPCPTNKTDRGFLRGYCIYVSPVQEDCNLKGSKKHVHSDGSVLCKYTIENPEERRYTVKHLTSNTKYKLAVVAYTGGGEFPELNFMYIDTPFDSDMMYLLVLLVIVPSLIVTICVWKMKWVKECCCPVIPSPNKSKVLSFKEFKIGPEKVLKISDCTPDTLAVDNKVEAQKLHLQSLMPSTPTEDKTDVHNSFWDYHNENENENEKRNFTSTPTPQTHTWFENLAYSSHLAVESDPYQLPETLETSKAEVSAVPYQPQYYLSILNDDVPSSPGEAAGRKTSLRYISQTDVHCIGRRL; this is encoded by the exons ATGATGAATCACTTCATGATTCTGGCAGTACTGCTCCCCCTAAGGACTTGCCACACTGCATACTCACAGCAAG GATCCCTTATGTTTCCTGTAACATACTTTAACGTTTCCAAGGATTTGGCTCTTCAGCGTCTGCTTGTGGAATGGGATGTTGACAAGACAGCGCATGATGCTGAACTAGCAATGTCTTTTGAAATACAAGTCCGTCGAGCAGATGAAGCTACAGTGTGGACA GATTTTCATAATGTGACGCTTAATAAATCAGGAAAGCCTCTTCATTGGATATGGGATTCAGATTTACCTTTGGAGTGTATGTCACACTCAGTGAGAATCAGAAGTAAAGCAGAAGCATCAAAAATCTGGAGTCAGTGGAGTCCGTGGGAGACTGTCCTGG GCCTGGATGCTTCAGATAATTATGGACCAAAAatctttccagaagaaaaagttatAGAGGAAGGCCTTGGCATCACTCTTTGTTGCGTTGGAAGGAAAGGCCAAATCATAAAGGAATTCTTTCTTTTGGATTCAGATGttcattatttcagtgaaacaaacagacaaattgGACTTCTCACTGTGAAAAATGTGACACTTCGAGGAGCGTCTCGACATGTCACTGTCTACTGTAAAGAGCCTTGCAGTGAAGAACCTTGCTATGCTCATGCACTTTTCTTTGTGGGTA GGCCACCTGATACACCTGGTGATTTTTCCTGCCAAACTCGAAACATGACAACAGTGACATGTACTTGGAACCAAGGAAAAGACACCTACCTTTATGGACGTCATTCATCAAAACACACCTTGTTTGATGA GTTTTCCCAAAACTTGGTTCCATGCACAGTAAGCTGTTCTGAGCAGTCCTCGCAGTGCTCGTGTTCTTGGGATATAGGCCAGCAGAGGATTTATAATATCACACTGACTGTTGAAAATGCACtgggaaggaaaactgccatGGAAGCTTTTGATGTAACTCACAGAA TTTATCCTCTACCACCTTTCCAGCTGTGGGAAGAATGCACAGATACAGAAATCAAGTTACATTGGAACCATCAAAATAAAGGAATTGAACTGTTTTGTCAGACTGAAGTGTTCCAACCCAATGGGAAAGCAGAACTG TACAATGGTTCAGACACGCAGCTACATCATACCAGCATCACCCTGGGTGGACTGCAGCCATTCACTAAATACACAGCTAGAGTACGTTGCGGGGCAGCAAAGAACTTCTGGAGGTGGAGTGAATGGAGCAAAGCCCAAACCATCAGAACGAAGGAAGCAG CTCCATCAGGGAAAGTGGACATCTGGAGTGAAATTACACCAGTTCTGAGGGGGCGGAACGTGACCTTGTTCTGGAAG caagAACCAGGATTTCGAGCAAATGCAAGAAGTATTTCATATGAAATAACCTGGGAAAAAGTAGAAGACAGCTCTAAAGCTGAATGCATCTCCCTGTCATCGGCCTATAATAGCACAAGGATTTTCATTGATAATCATCCCTACAGAATCACTATCATGGCAAAAAACAATGTTAATTATTCACTTCCTTCAATACTGATCATCCCTGGAGCTACAGATAACA GCACTGAAAAAATGCTCAATGACTCAGAGCTTAAAGAAGAGAAGGTTAATGGTACAGAGGATGGCATTTTGATTTCCTGGGAGCCCAGACATGCATACGACAGTTACGTTATTGATTGGTGTAACTTTCCGATGTCGCAGCCTTGTGATTTGCAGTGGGAGAGATTTGGGCCCAGCACTTCCAGTGCTCTAATCAGCTCAG CTGCTTTTGTTCCAGGGGTAAGATACAACTTTCGTGTCTATGGCTCAACTGCTAATAGAGCCTCCTTGTTGGAGAGGAAGACTGGTTATCTCAAGGAGCAAC CTCCTGAGTTCTGCACTGAGGTGAAAAACATTGAACTGAGTAACCATGCAGTGACACTATTTTGGGATCCTTGCCCCACAAACAAGACAGACCGTGGTTTTCTAAGAGGTTACTGCATTTATGTATCACCCGTTCAAGAGGATTGCAATTTGAAAGGATCCAAAAAACATGTTCATTCAG aTGGCTCAGTGCTATGTAAATACACAATCGAAAACCCAGAAGAAAGGAGATACACTGTGAAACACCTAACGTCGAACACGAAATACAAATTAGCAGTTGTAGCCTACACTGGAGGAGGAGAGTTTCCTGAGCTTAACTTCATGTACATAGATACACCATTTGACT cagaCATGATGTACCTTCTAGTCCTGCTAGTGATAGTTCCTTCACTAATAGTAACTATATGCGTCTGGAAGATGAAGTG GGTGAAGGAGTGCTGCTGTCCTGTAATACCTAGTCCTAACAAAAGCAAAGTGCTGTCATTCAAAGAGTTTAAG ATTGGGCCTGAGAAAGTTCTAAAAATAAGTGACTGCACTCCTGACACCCTAGCAGTGGATAATAAGGTCGAAGCCCAGAAATTACATCTACAGAGCCTGATGCCTTCAACGCCAACAGAAGATAAGACTGACGTCCACAATTCTTTCTGGGATTatcataatgaaaatgaaaacgAAAATGAAAAGAGGAACTTTACATCCACACCTACACCTCAGACTCATACTTGGTTTGAAAATTTGGCTTATTCTTCTCATCTTGCAGTTGAATCTGACCCCTATCAATTGCCAGAGACACTAGAAACCAGCAAGGCAGAAGTGTCAGCAGTGCCGTACCAGCCCCAGTACTACCTCAGTATTTTGAATGATGATGTTCCCTCATCACCCGGAGAGGCAGCTGGCAGGAAGACCAGTTTGAGATATATTTCACAAACAGATGTACACTGCATTGGGAGGAGGCTTTGA
- the LOC116500914 gene encoding oncostatin-M-specific receptor subunit beta-like isoform X2, translating to MMNHFMILAVLLPLRTCHTAYSQQGSLMFPVTYFNVSKDLALQRLLVEWDVDKTAHDAELAMSFEIQVRRADEATVWTDFHNVTLNKSGKPLHWIWDSDLPLECMSHSVRIRSKAEASKIWSQWSPWETVLGLDASDNYGPKIFPEEKVIEEGLGITLCCVGRKGQIIKEFFLLDSDVHYFSETNRQIGLLTVKNVTLRGASRHVTVYCKEPCSEEPCYAHALFFVGRPPDTPGDFSCQTRNMTTVTCTWNQGKDTYLYGRHSSKHTLFDEFSQNLVPCTVSCSEQSSQCSCSWDIGQQRIYNITLTVENALGRKTAMEAFDVTHRIYPLPPFQLWEECTDTEIKLHWNHQNKGIELFCQTEVFQPNGKAELYNGSDTQLHHTSITLGGLQPFTKYTARVRCGAAKNFWRWSEWSKAQTIRTKEAAPSGKVDIWSEITPVLRGRNVTLFWKQEPGFRANARSISYEITWEKVEDSSKAECISLSSAYNSTRIFIDNHPYRITIMAKNNVNYSLPSILIIPGATDNSTEKMLNDSELKEEKVNGTEDGILISWEPRHAYDSYVIDWCNFPMSQPCDLQWERFGPSTSSALISSAAFVPGVRYNFRVYGSTANRASLLERKTGYLKEQPPEFCTEVKNIELSNHAVTLFWDPCPTNKTDRGFLRGYCIYVSPVQEDCNLKGSKKHVHSDGSVLCKYTIENPEERRYTVKHLTSNTKYKLAVVAYTGGGEFPELNFMYIDTPFDYMMYLLVLLVIVPSLIVTICVWKMKWVKECCCPVIPSPNKSKVLSFKEFKIGPEKVLKISDCTPDTLAVDNKVEAQKLHLQSLMPSTPTEDKTDVHNSFWDYHNENENENEKRNFTSTPTPQTHTWFENLAYSSHLAVESDPYQLPETLETSKAEVSAVPYQPQYYLSILNDDVPSSPGEAAGRKTSLRYISQTDVHCIGRRL from the exons ATGATGAATCACTTCATGATTCTGGCAGTACTGCTCCCCCTAAGGACTTGCCACACTGCATACTCACAGCAAG GATCCCTTATGTTTCCTGTAACATACTTTAACGTTTCCAAGGATTTGGCTCTTCAGCGTCTGCTTGTGGAATGGGATGTTGACAAGACAGCGCATGATGCTGAACTAGCAATGTCTTTTGAAATACAAGTCCGTCGAGCAGATGAAGCTACAGTGTGGACA GATTTTCATAATGTGACGCTTAATAAATCAGGAAAGCCTCTTCATTGGATATGGGATTCAGATTTACCTTTGGAGTGTATGTCACACTCAGTGAGAATCAGAAGTAAAGCAGAAGCATCAAAAATCTGGAGTCAGTGGAGTCCGTGGGAGACTGTCCTGG GCCTGGATGCTTCAGATAATTATGGACCAAAAatctttccagaagaaaaagttatAGAGGAAGGCCTTGGCATCACTCTTTGTTGCGTTGGAAGGAAAGGCCAAATCATAAAGGAATTCTTTCTTTTGGATTCAGATGttcattatttcagtgaaacaaacagacaaattgGACTTCTCACTGTGAAAAATGTGACACTTCGAGGAGCGTCTCGACATGTCACTGTCTACTGTAAAGAGCCTTGCAGTGAAGAACCTTGCTATGCTCATGCACTTTTCTTTGTGGGTA GGCCACCTGATACACCTGGTGATTTTTCCTGCCAAACTCGAAACATGACAACAGTGACATGTACTTGGAACCAAGGAAAAGACACCTACCTTTATGGACGTCATTCATCAAAACACACCTTGTTTGATGA GTTTTCCCAAAACTTGGTTCCATGCACAGTAAGCTGTTCTGAGCAGTCCTCGCAGTGCTCGTGTTCTTGGGATATAGGCCAGCAGAGGATTTATAATATCACACTGACTGTTGAAAATGCACtgggaaggaaaactgccatGGAAGCTTTTGATGTAACTCACAGAA TTTATCCTCTACCACCTTTCCAGCTGTGGGAAGAATGCACAGATACAGAAATCAAGTTACATTGGAACCATCAAAATAAAGGAATTGAACTGTTTTGTCAGACTGAAGTGTTCCAACCCAATGGGAAAGCAGAACTG TACAATGGTTCAGACACGCAGCTACATCATACCAGCATCACCCTGGGTGGACTGCAGCCATTCACTAAATACACAGCTAGAGTACGTTGCGGGGCAGCAAAGAACTTCTGGAGGTGGAGTGAATGGAGCAAAGCCCAAACCATCAGAACGAAGGAAGCAG CTCCATCAGGGAAAGTGGACATCTGGAGTGAAATTACACCAGTTCTGAGGGGGCGGAACGTGACCTTGTTCTGGAAG caagAACCAGGATTTCGAGCAAATGCAAGAAGTATTTCATATGAAATAACCTGGGAAAAAGTAGAAGACAGCTCTAAAGCTGAATGCATCTCCCTGTCATCGGCCTATAATAGCACAAGGATTTTCATTGATAATCATCCCTACAGAATCACTATCATGGCAAAAAACAATGTTAATTATTCACTTCCTTCAATACTGATCATCCCTGGAGCTACAGATAACA GCACTGAAAAAATGCTCAATGACTCAGAGCTTAAAGAAGAGAAGGTTAATGGTACAGAGGATGGCATTTTGATTTCCTGGGAGCCCAGACATGCATACGACAGTTACGTTATTGATTGGTGTAACTTTCCGATGTCGCAGCCTTGTGATTTGCAGTGGGAGAGATTTGGGCCCAGCACTTCCAGTGCTCTAATCAGCTCAG CTGCTTTTGTTCCAGGGGTAAGATACAACTTTCGTGTCTATGGCTCAACTGCTAATAGAGCCTCCTTGTTGGAGAGGAAGACTGGTTATCTCAAGGAGCAAC CTCCTGAGTTCTGCACTGAGGTGAAAAACATTGAACTGAGTAACCATGCAGTGACACTATTTTGGGATCCTTGCCCCACAAACAAGACAGACCGTGGTTTTCTAAGAGGTTACTGCATTTATGTATCACCCGTTCAAGAGGATTGCAATTTGAAAGGATCCAAAAAACATGTTCATTCAG aTGGCTCAGTGCTATGTAAATACACAATCGAAAACCCAGAAGAAAGGAGATACACTGTGAAACACCTAACGTCGAACACGAAATACAAATTAGCAGTTGTAGCCTACACTGGAGGAGGAGAGTTTCCTGAGCTTAACTTCATGTACATAGATACACCATTTGACT aCATGATGTACCTTCTAGTCCTGCTAGTGATAGTTCCTTCACTAATAGTAACTATATGCGTCTGGAAGATGAAGTG GGTGAAGGAGTGCTGCTGTCCTGTAATACCTAGTCCTAACAAAAGCAAAGTGCTGTCATTCAAAGAGTTTAAG ATTGGGCCTGAGAAAGTTCTAAAAATAAGTGACTGCACTCCTGACACCCTAGCAGTGGATAATAAGGTCGAAGCCCAGAAATTACATCTACAGAGCCTGATGCCTTCAACGCCAACAGAAGATAAGACTGACGTCCACAATTCTTTCTGGGATTatcataatgaaaatgaaaacgAAAATGAAAAGAGGAACTTTACATCCACACCTACACCTCAGACTCATACTTGGTTTGAAAATTTGGCTTATTCTTCTCATCTTGCAGTTGAATCTGACCCCTATCAATTGCCAGAGACACTAGAAACCAGCAAGGCAGAAGTGTCAGCAGTGCCGTACCAGCCCCAGTACTACCTCAGTATTTTGAATGATGATGTTCCCTCATCACCCGGAGAGGCAGCTGGCAGGAAGACCAGTTTGAGATATATTTCACAAACAGATGTACACTGCATTGGGAGGAGGCTTTGA
- the LOC116500914 gene encoding oncostatin-M-specific receptor subunit beta-like isoform X3: MMNHFMILAVLLPLRTCHTAYSQQGSLMFPVTYFNVSKDLALQRLLVEWDVDKTAHDAELAMSFEIQVRRADEATVWTDFHNVTLNKSGKPLHWIWDSDLPLECMSHSVRIRSKAEASKIWSQWSPWETVLGLDASDNYGPKIFPEEKVIEEGLGITLCCVGRKGQIIKEFFLLDSDVHYFSETNRQIGLLTVKNVTLRGASRHVTVYCKEPCSEEPCYAHALFFVGRPPDTPGDFSCQTRNMTTVTCTWNQGKDTYLYGRHSSKHTLFDEFSQNLVPCTVSCSEQSSQCSCSWDIGQQRIYNITLTVENALGRKTAMEAFDVTHRIYPLPPFQLWEECTDTEIKLHWNHQNKGIELFCQTEVFQPNGKAELYNGSDTQLHHTSITLGGLQPFTKYTARVRCGAAKNFWRWSEWSKAQTIRTKEAAPSGKVDIWSEITPVLRGRNVTLFWKQEPGFRANARSISYEITWEKVEDSSKAECISLSSAYNSTRIFIDNHPYRITIMAKNNVNYSLPSILIIPGATDNSTEKMLNDSELKEEKVNGTEDGILISWEPRHAYDSYVIDWCNFPMSQPCDLQWERFGPSTSSALISSAPEFCTEVKNIELSNHAVTLFWDPCPTNKTDRGFLRGYCIYVSPVQEDCNLKGSKKHVHSDGSVLCKYTIENPEERRYTVKHLTSNTKYKLAVVAYTGGGEFPELNFMYIDTPFDSDMMYLLVLLVIVPSLIVTICVWKMKWVKECCCPVIPSPNKSKVLSFKEFKIGPEKVLKISDCTPDTLAVDNKVEAQKLHLQSLMPSTPTEDKTDVHNSFWDYHNENENENEKRNFTSTPTPQTHTWFENLAYSSHLAVESDPYQLPETLETSKAEVSAVPYQPQYYLSILNDDVPSSPGEAAGRKTSLRYISQTDVHCIGRRL; the protein is encoded by the exons ATGATGAATCACTTCATGATTCTGGCAGTACTGCTCCCCCTAAGGACTTGCCACACTGCATACTCACAGCAAG GATCCCTTATGTTTCCTGTAACATACTTTAACGTTTCCAAGGATTTGGCTCTTCAGCGTCTGCTTGTGGAATGGGATGTTGACAAGACAGCGCATGATGCTGAACTAGCAATGTCTTTTGAAATACAAGTCCGTCGAGCAGATGAAGCTACAGTGTGGACA GATTTTCATAATGTGACGCTTAATAAATCAGGAAAGCCTCTTCATTGGATATGGGATTCAGATTTACCTTTGGAGTGTATGTCACACTCAGTGAGAATCAGAAGTAAAGCAGAAGCATCAAAAATCTGGAGTCAGTGGAGTCCGTGGGAGACTGTCCTGG GCCTGGATGCTTCAGATAATTATGGACCAAAAatctttccagaagaaaaagttatAGAGGAAGGCCTTGGCATCACTCTTTGTTGCGTTGGAAGGAAAGGCCAAATCATAAAGGAATTCTTTCTTTTGGATTCAGATGttcattatttcagtgaaacaaacagacaaattgGACTTCTCACTGTGAAAAATGTGACACTTCGAGGAGCGTCTCGACATGTCACTGTCTACTGTAAAGAGCCTTGCAGTGAAGAACCTTGCTATGCTCATGCACTTTTCTTTGTGGGTA GGCCACCTGATACACCTGGTGATTTTTCCTGCCAAACTCGAAACATGACAACAGTGACATGTACTTGGAACCAAGGAAAAGACACCTACCTTTATGGACGTCATTCATCAAAACACACCTTGTTTGATGA GTTTTCCCAAAACTTGGTTCCATGCACAGTAAGCTGTTCTGAGCAGTCCTCGCAGTGCTCGTGTTCTTGGGATATAGGCCAGCAGAGGATTTATAATATCACACTGACTGTTGAAAATGCACtgggaaggaaaactgccatGGAAGCTTTTGATGTAACTCACAGAA TTTATCCTCTACCACCTTTCCAGCTGTGGGAAGAATGCACAGATACAGAAATCAAGTTACATTGGAACCATCAAAATAAAGGAATTGAACTGTTTTGTCAGACTGAAGTGTTCCAACCCAATGGGAAAGCAGAACTG TACAATGGTTCAGACACGCAGCTACATCATACCAGCATCACCCTGGGTGGACTGCAGCCATTCACTAAATACACAGCTAGAGTACGTTGCGGGGCAGCAAAGAACTTCTGGAGGTGGAGTGAATGGAGCAAAGCCCAAACCATCAGAACGAAGGAAGCAG CTCCATCAGGGAAAGTGGACATCTGGAGTGAAATTACACCAGTTCTGAGGGGGCGGAACGTGACCTTGTTCTGGAAG caagAACCAGGATTTCGAGCAAATGCAAGAAGTATTTCATATGAAATAACCTGGGAAAAAGTAGAAGACAGCTCTAAAGCTGAATGCATCTCCCTGTCATCGGCCTATAATAGCACAAGGATTTTCATTGATAATCATCCCTACAGAATCACTATCATGGCAAAAAACAATGTTAATTATTCACTTCCTTCAATACTGATCATCCCTGGAGCTACAGATAACA GCACTGAAAAAATGCTCAATGACTCAGAGCTTAAAGAAGAGAAGGTTAATGGTACAGAGGATGGCATTTTGATTTCCTGGGAGCCCAGACATGCATACGACAGTTACGTTATTGATTGGTGTAACTTTCCGATGTCGCAGCCTTGTGATTTGCAGTGGGAGAGATTTGGGCCCAGCACTTCCAGTGCTCTAATCAGCTCAG CTCCTGAGTTCTGCACTGAGGTGAAAAACATTGAACTGAGTAACCATGCAGTGACACTATTTTGGGATCCTTGCCCCACAAACAAGACAGACCGTGGTTTTCTAAGAGGTTACTGCATTTATGTATCACCCGTTCAAGAGGATTGCAATTTGAAAGGATCCAAAAAACATGTTCATTCAG aTGGCTCAGTGCTATGTAAATACACAATCGAAAACCCAGAAGAAAGGAGATACACTGTGAAACACCTAACGTCGAACACGAAATACAAATTAGCAGTTGTAGCCTACACTGGAGGAGGAGAGTTTCCTGAGCTTAACTTCATGTACATAGATACACCATTTGACT cagaCATGATGTACCTTCTAGTCCTGCTAGTGATAGTTCCTTCACTAATAGTAACTATATGCGTCTGGAAGATGAAGTG GGTGAAGGAGTGCTGCTGTCCTGTAATACCTAGTCCTAACAAAAGCAAAGTGCTGTCATTCAAAGAGTTTAAG ATTGGGCCTGAGAAAGTTCTAAAAATAAGTGACTGCACTCCTGACACCCTAGCAGTGGATAATAAGGTCGAAGCCCAGAAATTACATCTACAGAGCCTGATGCCTTCAACGCCAACAGAAGATAAGACTGACGTCCACAATTCTTTCTGGGATTatcataatgaaaatgaaaacgAAAATGAAAAGAGGAACTTTACATCCACACCTACACCTCAGACTCATACTTGGTTTGAAAATTTGGCTTATTCTTCTCATCTTGCAGTTGAATCTGACCCCTATCAATTGCCAGAGACACTAGAAACCAGCAAGGCAGAAGTGTCAGCAGTGCCGTACCAGCCCCAGTACTACCTCAGTATTTTGAATGATGATGTTCCCTCATCACCCGGAGAGGCAGCTGGCAGGAAGACCAGTTTGAGATATATTTCACAAACAGATGTACACTGCATTGGGAGGAGGCTTTGA